Proteins encoded together in one Salarchaeum sp. JOR-1 window:
- a CDS encoding tubulin/FtsZ family protein, with amino-acid sequence MKAALVGVGQAGGKLTQALVRNDRENGYGAVQGALAVNTARQDLAPLDIPTLLIGQDVVSGDGVGGENELGAELMQEDTPEVVNALDGTITSRTEAVFVVAGLGGGTGSGGAPVLVRELKRVYDIPVYCLGVLPGRNEGALYQANAGRSLKTVVREADSTLLVDNDAWYASGQSVTDAYAAINDTVAHRIGLLLASGEATDGVAESVVDSSEIINTLRNGSMAAIGYASADASADPEENINVVTSTIRKSLLTGMSVPETTESDAALVVVAGHPDRIPRKGVERARRWIEDETGSTQVRGGDYPLDSDQIAALVLLSGISRSSRVESFLDRAREAAKTDPEPDPADAFQNDDLDGLF; translated from the coding sequence ATGAAGGCCGCCCTCGTCGGCGTCGGCCAAGCCGGCGGTAAACTCACCCAAGCCCTCGTCCGAAACGACCGCGAGAACGGCTATGGAGCCGTGCAGGGAGCGCTCGCCGTCAACACCGCGCGCCAGGATCTCGCCCCGCTCGACATCCCAACCCTCCTCATCGGTCAGGACGTCGTCAGCGGCGACGGCGTCGGCGGCGAGAACGAACTCGGCGCGGAACTCATGCAGGAGGACACGCCCGAAGTCGTGAACGCCCTCGACGGCACTATCACCAGCCGCACCGAAGCCGTGTTCGTCGTCGCCGGCCTCGGCGGCGGCACCGGCAGCGGCGGCGCGCCCGTCCTCGTCCGCGAACTCAAGCGCGTCTACGACATCCCCGTCTACTGCCTCGGCGTCCTCCCCGGACGCAACGAAGGCGCGCTCTATCAGGCGAACGCCGGCCGCAGCCTCAAGACCGTTGTCCGGGAAGCCGACAGCACTCTCCTCGTCGACAACGACGCCTGGTACGCGAGCGGCCAGTCCGTCACCGACGCCTACGCCGCCATCAACGACACCGTCGCCCACCGAATCGGCCTCCTGCTCGCGTCCGGTGAAGCCACTGACGGCGTCGCCGAATCCGTCGTCGACTCCAGCGAGATCATCAACACCCTCCGCAACGGCAGCATGGCCGCCATCGGCTACGCCAGCGCCGACGCCAGCGCCGACCCGGAGGAGAACATCAACGTGGTCACCAGCACGATCCGGAAATCCCTCCTCACCGGCATGAGCGTCCCCGAAACCACCGAATCCGACGCCGCGCTCGTCGTCGTCGCCGGCCACCCCGACCGCATCCCCCGCAAAGGCGTCGAACGCGCCCGCCGCTGGATCGAGGACGAAACCGGTAGCACCCAGGTTCGCGGCGGCGACTACCCCCTCGACAGCGACCAGATCGCCGCCCTCGTCCTGCTCTCCGGTATCTCCCGCTCCAGCCGCGTCGAATCCTTCCTCGACCGCGCCCGCGAAGCCGCCAAAACCGATCCCGAACCCGACCCCGCCGACGCCTTCCAGAACGACGACCTCGACGGGCTGTTCTAA
- a CDS encoding alkaline phosphatase family protein codes for MGLLDRLGGGAPRVAFLGLDGVPASLVAQHPDVFSNLTAIANDGSTDTIDSIAPPDELACWPALTAGKNPGRTGVYGLQDRETGAYETYVPMGGDVQTARVWDHVTDADRNATVLNVPVTAPPQQDVQRMVSGFLSPSVEQAAHPPAVAEYLDGIEYRLQTNAKLGHRDDKSDFLANAHETLDARYEAFDHFVDANDWALFCGVFTAPDHVNHFLYRDYLADGEYKTDFLEFYEKLDRYVGALYDSLPDDVAFVVASDHGFTGLEHEVYANAWLEREGWLDFDGPDPETLADISDDARAYAFSSGRFYLNLEGREPRGRVPESEYRAVRDELADALRQFTGPDGAPVVDRVVEKEAAFDGPHDDMAPDLVAIPNDGFDLKAGFRNDHDVFETGHRTGMHTFDDALLVTDEPGLRTDAASLYDLTPTILDLLDIDYDTTDFDGKTLL; via the coding sequence ATGGGATTGCTCGACCGCCTCGGCGGCGGCGCGCCACGGGTAGCGTTCCTGGGCCTCGACGGGGTGCCGGCGAGCCTCGTCGCCCAGCACCCGGACGTCTTCTCGAACCTCACCGCCATCGCGAACGACGGCAGCACCGACACCATCGACTCCATCGCGCCGCCGGACGAACTGGCGTGCTGGCCCGCGCTCACCGCCGGGAAGAACCCCGGGCGGACGGGCGTGTACGGCCTTCAAGACCGCGAGACCGGCGCGTACGAGACGTACGTTCCGATGGGGGGTGACGTGCAGACCGCCCGGGTCTGGGATCACGTCACGGACGCCGACCGGAACGCCACCGTCCTGAACGTCCCGGTCACCGCGCCGCCCCAGCAGGACGTGCAGCGGATGGTTTCGGGATTCCTCTCGCCGAGCGTCGAACAGGCCGCACACCCGCCCGCAGTCGCCGAGTACCTCGACGGCATCGAGTATCGCCTGCAGACGAACGCGAAACTCGGCCACCGCGACGACAAGTCCGACTTCCTCGCGAACGCGCACGAGACGCTGGACGCGCGCTACGAGGCGTTCGATCACTTCGTCGACGCGAACGACTGGGCCCTCTTCTGTGGCGTGTTCACCGCGCCCGACCACGTGAACCACTTCCTCTACCGAGACTACCTCGCTGACGGCGAATACAAGACCGACTTCCTGGAGTTCTACGAGAAACTCGACCGGTACGTCGGCGCCCTCTACGATAGCCTCCCGGACGACGTGGCGTTCGTCGTCGCGTCCGACCACGGGTTCACCGGCCTCGAGCACGAAGTGTACGCGAACGCGTGGCTCGAACGAGAGGGCTGGCTCGACTTCGACGGCCCCGACCCGGAGACGCTCGCGGACATCAGCGACGACGCGCGCGCGTACGCGTTCAGCTCCGGCCGGTTCTACCTGAACCTCGAGGGCCGCGAACCCCGCGGGCGCGTCCCCGAGAGCGAGTACCGGGCAGTCCGCGACGAACTCGCGGACGCCCTCCGCCAGTTCACCGGCCCGGACGGCGCGCCCGTCGTCGACCGCGTCGTGGAGAAGGAAGCCGCGTTCGACGGCCCGCACGACGACATGGCGCCCGACCTCGTCGCCATCCCGAACGACGGCTTCGACCTCAAAGCGGGCTTCCGGAACGACCACGACGTGTTCGAGACCGGCCACCGAACCGGCATGCACACGTTCGACGACGCACTCCTCGTGACGGACGAACCCGGCCTCCGAACCGACGCCGCCAGCCTCTACGACCTCACACCCACGATACTCGACCTCCTCGACATCGACTACGACACCACCGACTTCGACGGCAAAACGTTGCTGTAG
- a CDS encoding inorganic diphosphatase, with translation MTNLWEDLETGPDAPDVIYAVVECLKGERNKYEYDKNIPGVMLDRVLHSNVHYPSDYGFIPQSYYDDEDPFDVLVLVKDQTFPGCVIEARPVGLMEMDDDGEKDDKVIAVPVEDPRYDHIEDIEDVTDQKKEEIEEFFETYKNLEAGKEVEVLGWQDKQAAKDAIEHAQELYEENFA, from the coding sequence ATGACGAATCTCTGGGAAGACCTCGAAACCGGCCCCGACGCGCCCGACGTCATCTACGCCGTCGTGGAGTGCCTGAAGGGCGAGCGGAACAAGTACGAGTACGACAAGAACATCCCCGGCGTGATGCTCGACCGCGTCCTCCACTCGAACGTCCACTACCCGAGCGACTACGGCTTCATCCCGCAGTCGTACTACGACGACGAGGACCCGTTCGACGTGCTCGTGCTCGTGAAAGACCAGACGTTCCCCGGCTGCGTCATCGAAGCGCGCCCCGTCGGCCTGATGGAGATGGACGACGACGGCGAGAAGGACGACAAGGTCATCGCGGTGCCCGTCGAAGACCCCCGGTACGATCACATCGAGGACATCGAGGACGTCACCGACCAGAAGAAAGAGGAGATCGAGGAGTTCTTCGAGACGTACAAGAACCTCGAAGCGGGCAAGGAAGTCGAAGTGCTCGGGTGGCAGGACAAGCAGGCGGCGAAGGACGCAATCGAGCACGCGCAGGAGCTCTACGAGGAGAACTTCGCGTAA
- a CDS encoding PadR family transcriptional regulator, whose product MSEAQRAVRQDARDLTAFQKNILVVLAEEARYGLAIKRELEDYYGEEVNHGRLYPNLDDLVNKGFVEKSELDKRTNEYALTDDGFAAVLDDIEWTLSKFVTDDDRAETVINLVEN is encoded by the coding sequence ATGTCAGAGGCACAACGCGCGGTGCGTCAGGACGCCCGCGATCTGACTGCGTTCCAGAAGAACATCCTTGTCGTACTCGCTGAGGAGGCCCGCTACGGTCTCGCCATCAAGCGTGAGCTCGAAGACTACTACGGGGAAGAAGTCAACCACGGTCGACTCTACCCGAACCTCGACGACCTCGTCAACAAGGGCTTCGTGGAGAAGTCCGAACTCGACAAGCGCACGAACGAGTACGCGCTCACCGACGACGGCTTCGCGGCCGTCCTCGACGACATCGAGTGGACGCTCAGCAAGTTCGTCACCGACGACGACCGCGCAGAGACCGTCATCAACCTCGTCGAGAACTAA
- a CDS encoding rnhA operon protein, whose amino-acid sequence MTEVPEDVVDEAERLTRLARRVGDDEEAAAYRERRDDLLAEHDFEVRVREEDDSDTLVCYPEEWLEDGTVRVERIEDTDRAAERSLSRGGEAEEWETVEEHNRAIVESVRETYGESEAANARAFADFMGNHYSRRMETATRAELREFRAEYYPRNVWPTDEQEAALERSLRAVFEIAGERYPA is encoded by the coding sequence ATGACTGAGGTGCCGGAGGATGTCGTGGACGAGGCCGAGCGCCTGACCCGGCTCGCGCGCCGCGTCGGCGACGACGAGGAGGCGGCGGCGTATCGAGAGCGCCGCGACGACCTGCTCGCCGAGCACGACTTCGAGGTTCGCGTGCGCGAGGAGGACGACAGCGATACACTCGTCTGCTATCCCGAAGAGTGGCTGGAGGACGGAACGGTTCGGGTCGAACGCATCGAGGACACCGACCGGGCCGCCGAGCGCTCGCTCTCCCGGGGCGGCGAGGCCGAGGAGTGGGAGACGGTCGAGGAACACAACCGCGCCATCGTCGAATCGGTGCGCGAGACGTACGGGGAGTCTGAAGCGGCGAACGCGCGCGCGTTCGCGGACTTCATGGGTAACCACTACTCGCGGCGGATGGAGACCGCGACCCGCGCGGAACTCCGGGAGTTCCGCGCCGAGTACTACCCGCGGAACGTCTGGCCGACCGACGAGCAGGAAGCGGCGCTGGAGCGGTCGCTACGCGCGGTGTTCGAAATAGCGGGAGAACGGTATCCGGCTTAG
- the rnhA gene encoding ribonuclease HI, with protein sequence MPVIDCDPDDARQRLQAAGASVGDGNTEHERWRASLGDATAVAYDDTVVVQGATPTDITAVVEDHAGRVHVYFDGASRGNPGPAAVGWVLVSGDGIVAEGGDRIGRATNNQAEYDALVAGLEAADRYGFDEVEVRGDSQLIVKQVTGAWNTNDPTLKEKRVRVRELLDRFDDWSLTHVPREVNDRADDLANEALDND encoded by the coding sequence ATGCCGGTCATCGACTGCGACCCCGACGACGCACGCCAGCGCCTCCAGGCGGCGGGTGCGTCCGTCGGGGACGGAAACACCGAGCACGAGCGCTGGCGCGCGAGCCTCGGGGACGCCACCGCGGTCGCGTACGACGACACGGTCGTCGTGCAGGGCGCGACCCCCACGGACATCACGGCCGTCGTGGAAGACCACGCGGGCCGGGTGCACGTCTACTTCGACGGCGCGAGCCGCGGCAACCCCGGTCCCGCCGCGGTCGGCTGGGTGCTCGTCTCCGGCGACGGCATCGTCGCGGAGGGCGGCGACCGCATCGGCCGCGCGACGAACAACCAGGCCGAGTACGACGCCCTCGTCGCGGGCCTCGAAGCCGCCGACCGCTACGGCTTCGACGAGGTCGAAGTGCGGGGCGACTCCCAGCTCATCGTGAAGCAGGTGACGGGCGCGTGGAACACGAACGACCCCACGCTGAAGGAGAAACGCGTCCGGGTGCGCGAACTCCTCGACCGGTTCGACGACTGGTCGCTCACGCACGTGCCGCGCGAGGTGAACGACCGCGCGGACGACCTCGCGAACGAGGCGCTCGACAATGACTGA
- a CDS encoding phosphoglycerol geranylgeranyltransferase: MSNAWRDWDHVLKVDPDKSLVEGETFEDVCRTGTDAIEVGGTLDVTSEKMERVIDACRKHDVPIYQEPSNPAVVVNDDALDGYLVPIVLNAGGVSWITGAHKEWVRIGDVNWEKTTTEAYIVLNEESSVAELTDAQCAQTPDDVAAYATVAERMLGQDIVYVEYSGTYGDPDIVEAAHDALDESTLFYGGGIGDYDSAYEMGERSDVIVVGDLLHDEGCDAVRQTVEGVKDAHGKTIDA; this comes from the coding sequence ATGAGTAACGCGTGGCGGGACTGGGACCACGTCCTGAAGGTCGATCCGGACAAGTCGCTCGTCGAGGGGGAGACGTTCGAGGACGTGTGTCGGACGGGAACCGACGCCATCGAGGTCGGTGGAACGCTGGACGTGACGTCGGAGAAGATGGAGCGCGTCATCGACGCCTGCCGCAAGCACGACGTGCCGATCTATCAGGAGCCGTCGAACCCGGCGGTCGTCGTGAACGACGACGCGCTCGACGGCTACCTCGTCCCCATCGTGTTGAACGCGGGCGGCGTCTCCTGGATTACGGGCGCGCACAAGGAGTGGGTGCGTATCGGCGACGTGAACTGGGAGAAGACCACGACCGAGGCATACATCGTGCTGAACGAGGAGTCGAGCGTCGCTGAGTTGACGGACGCGCAGTGCGCGCAGACGCCAGACGACGTGGCGGCGTACGCCACTGTCGCGGAGCGCATGCTCGGCCAGGACATCGTGTACGTCGAGTACTCCGGCACCTACGGCGACCCCGACATCGTGGAGGCCGCGCACGACGCGCTCGACGAGTCGACCCTGTTCTACGGCGGCGGTATCGGCGACTACGACAGCGCGTACGAGATGGGCGAACGCTCCGACGTGATCGTCGTCGGCGACCTCCTGCACGACGAGGGCTGTGACGCCGTCCGCCAGACCGTCGAAGGCGTGAAGGACGCGCACGGGAAGACCATCGACGCCTGA